CCGCGCACCAGATCGCCCTGCAACTCTGGTTCTTCACCGCCCTCGCCCTGGACGCCCTGGCCATCGCCGCGCAGGCACTGGTCGGCGCCGCCCTCGGCGCCGGTGACGTGGCCGGGGCGCGGGCGATGGCCCGTCGGTTCGCCCTGACCGGCCTGGGTTGCGGGATCGTCTTCGCCCTGCTGGTCGCCGCCGGAACCCCGGTGGTGCCGTCCTGGTTCAGTGCCGACCCCCAGGTACGTGAACAGGCGCTGACCGCCTGGCCGTGGTTCGTCGCCATGCAGCCACTGGCCGGCGTCGTCTTCGCCCTGGACGGGGTCCTGATCGGCGCGGGCGACCTGCGGTTCCTGCGCAACCTCACCATCGTCGGCTCGGTCTGCGCCTTCCTGCCGGCGATCTGGTTGGCGTACGCGTTCGACCTGGGGCTCGGTGGCATCTGGGCCGGACTCTCGCTCTTCGTACTGGTACGCCTGGTCGGCCTGCTGCTCCGGCTGCGCTCCGGCGCCTGGGCGGTGGCCGGCGCCACCCGCTGAACGGCGCCCGGGCGGTGGGGGTGCCACCCGGGCAACGGCGCCCGGGCGGTGGCGGGTACGACCCGGCGTGGCCGGCCGGCCGGCGTCTGGCAGGCTTGGCGGTCGTGAGCGTGGACGGTCTGATCGTGGTGGACAAGCCGGGCGGCATGACGTCGCATGACGTGGTCGCACGGATCCGGAGGTTCGCCCGGACCCGGCGGGTCGGGCACGGCGGCACCCTGGATCCGATGGCGACCGGAGTGCTGGTGATCGGCGTCGGTCGGGCGACCCGGCTGCTGACGTACGTGATCGGGGCGGGCAAGCGCTACACCGCCACGATCCGGCTCGGCCAGTCGACCGTGACCGACGACGCCGAGGGGGACGTGGTCACCGAGAGCTCGGCCGTTGGGCTGACCGACGACGGGATCCGTGCGGGGTTGCTCCCGCTGACCGGTGAGATCGACCAGGTGCCGAGCGCGGTCAGTGCGATCAAGGTCAACGGGGAGCGGGCGTACAAGCGGGTCCGGGACGGGGAGGCGGTCACCCTCGCCGCCCGTCGGGTGACCATCTCCCGACTCGACCTGTTGGAGATCCGGCGACCCGCCCCCGACCTGGTCGACCTCGACGTCGACGTGACCTGCTCGTCCGGGACGTACATCCGGGCCATCGCCCGGGACCTGGGTGCCGCGCTCGGCGTCGGCGGGCACCTCACCGCGCTGCGCCGTACCGCCGTCGGGGGATTCGACCTGGCCGAGGCGGTGACCCTGGACGAGTTGGCCGAACGGGAACCGGACACCGTGGTCAACCTGCCGGTCGACGCGGCCGCCCGGCGGTTCTTCGCGTCCCGGCAGGCGGACGCGGCCGAGGCGAAGGTGCTCTCGCACGGTGGCCCGCTCGACCCGGCCGGCATCGTCGGGCCGTACGCGGTCTTCGACCCGGACGGCGGGTTGATCGCTATCGTCAGCGAACGGGACGGCCGGGCGCGGGCGGAGATCGTGCTCGCGCCGGCCTGACCGGGGGCGGGGTCGTCGACCGAGGGTCGCGGGCGTAGGAGCGGAAAGGGAAACGCATGCAGCGTTGGCGGGGGAACGACGGAGTGCCGGGCGGCTGGGGCCGGTCGGTGGTCACCATCGGTGTCTTCGACGGTGTCCACCAGGGGCATCAGGCGATCATCGGGTACGCGGTGAAGCGCGCCCGGAACCTCGGCGTGCAGTCGGTGGTGGTCACCTTCGATCCGCACCCCGCCGAGGTGGTGCGCCCCGGCTCGCATCCGGCGGTGCTGACCGAGCCGAGCCGGAAGGCTGAACTGATCGAGTCGCTCGGCGTCGACGTGCTCTGGGTGGTGCCGTTCACCCCCGACTTCTCCCGGCTGACCGCCGAGGCGTTCGTACACAACGTGCTGGTGGAGAACCTGCACGCCGCGCTGGTGGTGGTAGGGGAGAACTTCCGTTTCGGGCACCGGGCCGCCGGTGACGTGGTGCTGCTGGAACGGCTCGGCCGTACCTTCGGGTTCGGGGTGGAGGGGGCGCCGCTGGTCGCCGTTGACGACACGGTCTTCTCCTCGACGTACATCCGGGCCTGTGTCGCGGCCGGGGACGTGACCGCCGCGGCGGCCGCGCTCGGCCGCCCGCACCGGCTCGACGGTGTGGTGGTCCGGGGCGACCAGCGGGGGCGGGAGATCGGCTTTCCGACCGCCAACCTGCTCTGCCACCGTCACGCCGCGGTGCCGGCGGACGGGATCTACGCGGCCCGCTTGATCCGTCACCGGGGTCGCGCGGGCCACGCGCCGGAGGTCCTGCCGGCGGCGGTCTCGATCGGCACCAACCCGACCTTCAACGGTCGGGAACGGCGGATCGAGGCGTACGTGCTCGACTTCGAGGGCGACCTGTACGGGGAGCGGCTCGCGCTGGACTTCGTGGCCCGGTTGCGGGAGACCCGCCAGTACGACGGGGTCGAGCCGTTGGTGGCGCAGATGCACGAGGACGTCGCCCAGACCCGCCAGGTGCTCGGCTGAGCCGGCTGCGCCGCTGCCGCCGAGCCCTGCCCGTCCGGCGGGTGTGCCGGTTCCGGGCCTGATCACGGCGGGTCCGCACGGCCCTTCGGGGGGTTGACGGCCCACGGGCTGGTAATGTGGCGGAGACGTCGGGTCACCGACGAGGGTCCTCGCGCGCCTGCACGACGCCGCGGGAGCGAGGGTTACTACTGAAACCCACCAGAACAGGGAGAAAATGGCGCTCGATCAGGAAGCCAAGAGCAAGATCCGGCAGGAATACGCGACCGTCGAGGGCGACACCGGTTCGCCGGAGGTCCAGGTCGCGGTCCTCACCAAGCGCATCGCCGACCTCACCGAGCACCTGAAGGTGCACAAGCACGACCACCACAGCCGTCGTGGTCTGCTGCTGCTGGTCGGCCGTCGTCGCCGGCTGCTCAACTACATGCAGAAGAAGGACATCAGCCGCTACCGGACGCTCATCGAGCGGCTCGGCCTGCGGAGGTGACTGAGCGGGGGAGTGGTGCACGGCCGGGTCGAACCCGGCGACGCCCGCTCCCCCGACCCGTCACCAACGAATAACCGGGGCCAGCGCGACCACCCAGCGGGAGCGGGTCGGCACCGGTCCTCGGTAGTGGCCCCCGGGCGCCCGGCACGAGCCGGCACCCCGGGCGCTTCGATCGAAGACCGGCCGTTCGAACAGTTCCCCGATGCCTTCCGGGCGTGCGCCGGGACGTACCGACGCACCGGGCGGTCGTGAGCCCCACGACCGAAGGAGTGCAACACACTCATGACCGAGCAGAACAAACTCGGCAACGAGCAGAGCAAGGCCGTGATCGACAACGGTGCGTTCGGCACCCGTGAGATCACTTTCTCCACCGGCCGGCTGGCCCGCCAGGCCGCCGGATCCGTACTCGCCCAGCTCGGCGAGACGGTGGTTCTCTCCACCACCACCGCGGGCAAGCAGCCCAAGGAGCAGTTCGACTTCTTCCCGCTCACCGTCGACGTCGAGGAGCGGATGTACGCCGCGGGCCGGATCCCCGGCTCGTTCTTCCGCCGCGAGGGTCGCCCGAGCGAGGACGCGATCCTCACCTGCCGCCTGATCGACCGGCCGCTGCGCCCGTCCTTCGTCAAGGGGCTGCGCAACGAGGTCCAGGTCGTCGAGACCGTGCTCGCGCTCGACCCGCAGCACCCGTACGACGTCGTCGCGATCAACGCGGCGTCGCTCTCCACCAAGCTCTCCGGGCTGCCGTTCTCCGGCCCGATCGGGGCGACCCGGATGGCCCACATCGACGGCCAGTGGGTTGCCTTCCCGACCCACGAGGAGCTGGCCCGGGCCACCTTCGACATGGTCGTGGCCGGCCGCACGCTGCCGGACGGCGACGTCGCCATCATGATGGTCGAGGCCGAGGCGACCGAGCACACCGTGGCGCTCGTCGCCGGCGGTGCGATCGCCCCGACCGAGGAGGTCGTGGCGAGCGGCCTGGAGGCCGCCAAGCCGGCCATCCGCGAACTGTGCCGCGCGCAGAGCGAGCTGGCCGAGGTCGCGGCGAAGCCGGTGGCCGAGTTCCCGGTGTTCCTGGACTACGCCGACGACGTCTTCACCGCCGTTGCCGCCGTGGCCCGCGGTGAGGTCGCCGAGGCGCTCCGGATCGCTCCGAAGGCCGAGCGTGAGGAAGCCCTGGACCGGATCAAGGACCGGGTACGCGAGCAGCTCGCCGCCGACTACGAGGGGCGCGAGCGTGAGATCAGCGCCGCCTTCCGGTCGCTGACCAAGTCCGAGGTGCGGGCCCGGGTGCTGCGCGAGCAGGTCCGGATCGACGGCCGTGGACCGCGCGACATCCGGCCGCTGACCGCCGAGATCCAGGTGCTGCCCCGGGTGCACGGTTCGGCGCTGTTCGAGCGCGGCGAGACGCAGATCCTCGGCGTCACCACGCTCAACATGCTCCGGATGGAGCAGGCGCTGGACACCCTCTCCCCGGAGAAGTCCAAG
The Micromonospora pisi DNA segment above includes these coding regions:
- a CDS encoding polyribonucleotide nucleotidyltransferase, with translation MTEQNKLGNEQSKAVIDNGAFGTREITFSTGRLARQAAGSVLAQLGETVVLSTTTAGKQPKEQFDFFPLTVDVEERMYAAGRIPGSFFRREGRPSEDAILTCRLIDRPLRPSFVKGLRNEVQVVETVLALDPQHPYDVVAINAASLSTKLSGLPFSGPIGATRMAHIDGQWVAFPTHEELARATFDMVVAGRTLPDGDVAIMMVEAEATEHTVALVAGGAIAPTEEVVASGLEAAKPAIRELCRAQSELAEVAAKPVAEFPVFLDYADDVFTAVAAVARGEVAEALRIAPKAEREEALDRIKDRVREQLAADYEGREREISAAFRSLTKSEVRARVLREQVRIDGRGPRDIRPLTAEIQVLPRVHGSALFERGETQILGVTTLNMLRMEQALDTLSPEKSKRYMHNYNFPPYSTGETGRVGAPKRREIGHGALAERALIPVLPAREEFPYAIRQVSEALGSNGSTSMGSVCASTLALLSAGVPLKAPVAGIAMGLISDEVDGKTQYVTLTDILGAEDAFGDMDFKVAGTPEFVTALQLDTKLDGIPSDVLAAALQQANEARTKILDVMQAAIEGPATMSDYAPRVTTVKIPVDKIGMVIGPKGQTINAIQDETGAEISIEDDGTIYVGATNGPSAEAAVERINAIANPTLPKVGDKFLGTVVKTAAFGAFVSLLPGRDGLLHISKVGDGKRVERVEDFLNVGDKVEVSIADIDARGKIYLDKVRPEGEEEPADAGAERPATRDRGDRGPRDRGDRDRADRGPSRGDSGEGGGEGGGGERRRRDRRS
- a CDS encoding bifunctional riboflavin kinase/FAD synthetase; protein product: MQRWRGNDGVPGGWGRSVVTIGVFDGVHQGHQAIIGYAVKRARNLGVQSVVVTFDPHPAEVVRPGSHPAVLTEPSRKAELIESLGVDVLWVVPFTPDFSRLTAEAFVHNVLVENLHAALVVVGENFRFGHRAAGDVVLLERLGRTFGFGVEGAPLVAVDDTVFSSTYIRACVAAGDVTAAAAALGRPHRLDGVVVRGDQRGREIGFPTANLLCHRHAAVPADGIYAARLIRHRGRAGHAPEVLPAAVSIGTNPTFNGRERRIEAYVLDFEGDLYGERLALDFVARLRETRQYDGVEPLVAQMHEDVAQTRQVLG
- the truB gene encoding tRNA pseudouridine(55) synthase TruB; this encodes MSVDGLIVVDKPGGMTSHDVVARIRRFARTRRVGHGGTLDPMATGVLVIGVGRATRLLTYVIGAGKRYTATIRLGQSTVTDDAEGDVVTESSAVGLTDDGIRAGLLPLTGEIDQVPSAVSAIKVNGERAYKRVRDGEAVTLAARRVTISRLDLLEIRRPAPDLVDLDVDVTCSSGTYIRAIARDLGAALGVGGHLTALRRTAVGGFDLAEAVTLDELAEREPDTVVNLPVDAAARRFFASRQADAAEAKVLSHGGPLDPAGIVGPYAVFDPDGGLIAIVSERDGRARAEIVLAPA
- the rpsO gene encoding 30S ribosomal protein S15 — its product is MALDQEAKSKIRQEYATVEGDTGSPEVQVAVLTKRIADLTEHLKVHKHDHHSRRGLLLLVGRRRRLLNYMQKKDISRYRTLIERLGLRR